One genomic region from Patescibacteria group bacterium encodes:
- a CDS encoding PrgI family protein produces the protein MRQFVVPQFIDVEDKIIGPVTVRQFIIMLVDAGLIFLSYKLFDFALFVIVGLILFGIGGTIAFLKVNGQPFHFFMLNLIQTYRRPWLKIWNKELENWEIKEKLKITEVKLPEKPKVKPKISASRLAELSLIVNTGGVYEGQD, from the coding sequence ATGCGCCAGTTTGTTGTTCCACAATTTATTGACGTTGAGGATAAAATAATCGGCCCGGTTACCGTCAGACAGTTTATTATTATGCTGGTGGACGCGGGGTTGATATTTTTGTCGTATAAACTTTTTGATTTTGCCCTTTTCGTGATAGTTGGATTAATTTTGTTTGGTATTGGAGGAACGATAGCCTTCCTTAAAGTTAATGGCCAGCCGTTTCATTTTTTTATGTTGAACTTAATCCAAACCTACCGCCGGCCTTGGCTGAAGATTTGGAACAAGGAACTGGAAAATTGGGAAATAAAGGAAAAACTAAAAATAACGGAAGTGAAATTACCGGAAAAACCCAAAGTTAAACCGAAAATTTCCGCCTCGCGGCTGGCCGAGCTTAGCTTGATTGTCAATACTGGCGGCGTTTATGAAGGGCAAGATTAA
- a CDS encoding ATP-binding protein — MAFALFKKKESPEKPSGQAAEEAAKSERILLEEEKIYRRGIISVRDIIAPESMKVEPTFIVLGDKFVRTIFIMTYPRYINIGWFAPIINLNVTLDVAMYFYPVKSEIILKQLKKKVGALEAQIISDSEKGAPRDPIRETALRDIEKLRDDLTQGVEHFFQFALYITIYADSKEALDNISEDVESLFGGKLIYSKKVLYQAEQGFNSTLPLANDELMITFNMNTSPCASSFPFISSELTSDNGILYGINRHNNSLILFDRFSLPNANAVVFATSGAGKSYAIKLEVLRSMMMGTDVLVIDPEREYKHLAEAVGGAYIDISLGSDSKINPFDLPRAMGEDTTAEDIIRSAVITIKGLVRLMLGKLSPQEDTIIDQALLQTYAKKDITPETDLSQGVEVPLMKDFENILEGMEGGGDLVMRLRKYTEGTFAGLFNHPTNVDIKNQLVVFSVRDLEDELRPLAIYNIVNFIWNVVRSERKKRILVVDEAWWLMQNEDSAKFIFALVKRCRKYYMGVTTITQDVSDFLTSDYGKAIVTNSSLQLLLKQSPAAIDLVQKTFLLTEGEKYLLLECGVGEGIFFAGSKHAAIKIVASYTEDQIVTTNPQQLIEIEEAKKEFARKNK; from the coding sequence ATGGCTTTTGCCTTGTTTAAAAAGAAAGAATCTCCCGAAAAGCCAAGCGGTCAAGCGGCGGAAGAAGCGGCCAAGAGTGAAAGAATTCTGTTGGAAGAGGAAAAAATTTACCGCCGTGGGATTATTTCGGTCCGCGATATCATCGCTCCGGAATCAATGAAAGTGGAGCCGACTTTTATAGTCTTAGGTGACAAATTCGTCCGCACCATATTTATAATGACTTATCCGAGGTATATCAATATCGGCTGGTTTGCCCCCATTATTAATCTTAATGTGACTTTGGATGTGGCGATGTATTTTTATCCGGTTAAATCGGAAATTATTTTGAAACAGTTGAAAAAGAAAGTCGGGGCTTTGGAAGCGCAGATTATTTCCGACTCCGAAAAGGGCGCTCCCCGCGACCCCATCAGAGAAACGGCTTTGCGGGACATAGAAAAATTGCGCGATGACCTTACCCAAGGGGTGGAGCATTTTTTTCAATTTGCTCTTTACATCACTATTTATGCTGATAGTAAAGAAGCCCTGGATAATATCTCTGAGGATGTAGAATCATTATTTGGAGGAAAACTTATTTATTCCAAAAAAGTTTTATATCAGGCGGAGCAAGGATTTAATTCCACGCTTCCTTTGGCCAACGATGAGTTGATGATTACCTTTAATATGAACACTTCTCCTTGCGCCTCTTCTTTCCCTTTTATTTCTTCGGAATTAACGTCGGACAACGGCATTTTGTACGGTATCAACAGGCACAATAACAGCTTGATTTTATTTGACCGATTTTCTTTACCCAATGCCAACGCCGTGGTTTTTGCCACTTCCGGCGCCGGCAAGAGCTACGCCATCAAATTGGAAGTCCTGCGCAGTATGATGATGGGGACAGACGTGTTGGTGATTGACCCGGAGAGGGAATATAAGCATCTGGCGGAGGCGGTAGGCGGGGCTTATATTGATATCTCTCTTGGCTCTGACAGCAAAATTAACCCCTTTGATTTGCCGCGGGCGATGGGGGAAGACACTACCGCAGAAGATATTATCAGAAGCGCCGTCATCACTATCAAGGGTTTGGTACGCCTGATGCTTGGCAAACTTTCGCCGCAGGAAGATACGATTATTGACCAAGCGTTGCTCCAGACCTACGCCAAAAAAGATATTACGCCGGAAACCGATTTATCGCAGGGGGTGGAAGTCCCGCTAATGAAAGATTTTGAAAATATTCTGGAAGGCATGGAAGGCGGAGGGGATTTAGTAATGCGTTTAAGAAAGTATACCGAGGGAACTTTCGCCGGATTGTTCAATCATCCGACTAATGTGGATATCAAAAATCAGTTAGTGGTTTTCAGTGTTAGGGATTTAGAAGATGAGTTAAGGCCCTTGGCTATTTACAACATCGTCAATTTTATCTGGAATGTTGTCCGGAGCGAGCGCAAAAAGAGGATTTTAGTAGTTGATGAGGCCTGGTGGCTGATGCAGAATGAAGATTCAGCCAAGTTTATCTTTGCTCTTGTGAAACGTTGCCGCAAATATTACATGGGAGTCACCACGATTACGCAGGATGTCAGTGATTTTTTGACTTCTGATTATGGTAAAGCCATTGTGACTAATTCCTCTTTACAACTTTTATTAAAGCAATCGCCGGCAGCCATTGATTTAGTGCAAAAAACATTTCTTTTAACCGAAGGCGAGAAATACCTGCTTTTGGAATGCGGCGTCGGCGAGGGAATATTTTTCGCCGGCTCCAAGCATGCGGCCATAAAAATAGTCGCCTCTTATACCGAAGACCAAATCGTTACCACTAATCCCCAGCAATTAATAGAAATAGAGGAGGCGAAAAAAGAGTTTGCCAGAAAAAATAAATAG
- a CDS encoding ComF family protein, protein MNSTGGWREKIFEVRKFFLDLIFPVECLGCKREGQWLCDDCFRKIKPILSNFAACPFCGKVAESEIPGELCERHNFYLDGIWSACDYKEKLIERAICLLKYNFVEDLSGDLAKLLTNHLERLRGLVDLNNFFNYIVPVPLHLKRRAERGFNQSELLAREVADFLSLPFRSDVLKRVKYTPPQVSLDGEKRRVNLKDAFYCDPSINLHNKKILLIDDVFTTGSTFNECARVLKKSGAALVWGLTIARSG, encoded by the coding sequence ATGAACAGCACAGGAGGGTGGCGTGAAAAAATTTTTGAAGTTAGAAAATTTTTTTTGGATTTGATATTCCCCGTTGAGTGTCTCGGTTGCAAGAGAGAAGGCCAATGGCTTTGTGACGATTGTTTTAGAAAAATAAAGCCGATTCTTTCAAATTTTGCCGCTTGCCCTTTTTGCGGAAAGGTGGCGGAGAGTGAAATACCGGGAGAATTATGCGAAAGGCATAATTTTTATCTGGACGGGATTTGGAGCGCTTGCGATTACAAAGAAAAATTAATAGAAAGAGCTATTTGTTTGTTGAAATATAATTTTGTTGAAGATCTAAGCGGCGATTTGGCTAAACTATTAACAAATCATTTAGAGAGATTGCGCGGTTTGGTTGATTTAAATAATTTTTTTAATTATATTGTGCCGGTTCCGCTTCATTTAAAAAGACGCGCAGAGAGAGGTTTTAATCAGTCAGAACTATTAGCGCGAGAAGTTGCCGATTTTTTATCTCTTCCTTTTCGCAGTGATGTTCTAAAAAGGGTAAAATATACCCCTCCGCAAGTGTCCCTTGATGGCGAGAAGAGAAGGGTTAATTTAAAAGACGCTTTTTATTGCGACCCGTCAATTAATTTACATAATAAAAAGATTTTGCTGATTGATGACGTCTTTACCACTGGCAGCACTTTTAACGAATGCGCGAGAGTTCTTAAAAAATCAGGCGCGGCCTTGGTGTGGGGGCTAACCATTGCCCGTAGCGGTTAA
- a CDS encoding GIY-YIG nuclease family protein translates to MFYVYLLLLINGDIYKGFSGDLKRRLEEHDRGKVGATRNFRPAKLIGYEAYLLKSDAVRREAFLKTTEGRRLLKQQYRDIIDKGK, encoded by the coding sequence ATGTTTTATGTATATTTGTTGTTATTAATTAACGGGGATATCTACAAAGGATTTAGCGGCGACTTAAAAAGGAGATTAGAAGAGCACGACAGGGGAAAGGTAGGAGCGACTAGAAATTTTAGACCCGCAAAACTAATTGGTTATGAAGCATATCTACTAAAAAGCGATGCCGTAAGAAGAGAGGCGTTTTTAAAAACCACGGAGGGCAGAAGATTGCTAAAACAACAGTACAGAGATATTATTGATAAAGGTAAATAA